Below is a genomic region from Clostridia bacterium.
GGCCTGTAGGTCCCACTGAGCAGCGATTGCTTGAGCTCAGCCCAATGGACATGCAAGTATGGGCGTAGTTCGCCAACTCGCATCCCATCGATCCCCGCCGCTCCTTTGTTCTGCTCCACGCGTTTGCACGCGCTTACCACATTGGAATTGGATACGATGAGCTCCATGAGTCTCTGCGCGTTCTTCCCGGGTTGCTCTGTGGTTCGCGCCGAAGAAGGGCTAGGCGCTCCTGCGGTCCCCTGCGTATTCACCGCATCCCTCCGCAGGCAGCTCCCTTGCGGGATATTCTGCTGTCGACGCCCTTCTCGCGAGCTCGGCACTTTGCTTCCCTCATTTCATGTTCAGCCCTTCCCGGACCACGACGTCATGTTCCGGTACTATGGCCTCTGCTGACTCCTGTCGGCTCAGCCGCGTCTCTCGGCGCGGGTTGCCGGGTTACCCAGCGCATCCGACAGGCCTCCCCGGGTAAGGTCATTGTCTTTCCCTCCATCAACCCGCCCCATTTACTCTGGACAGCCTTCGGCAGCAAGGACTTCGCTTTGTTAGGCAAGCTCATCCAACTGTCCCTAGCCTCGTATGGGGTTTCTGTTCGTCGGGCCGGAGGTTTGCCGTCGGCTTCCTTCAGATTCCGCCTCGCGGCGGACACCCTTGCCTTAAGCTATGGCTACTGCTGCCTTCACCATCGGGGACTTTCACCCCTCAGACAACGATCATGCCGGGCGCACCTGAAATGGAGCTCCCACCGAATCGGTGGGAGCTCCATGGCCTCCTGGTACGAATAATCGCGACAATGCAAACCGCGTCTAGAA
It encodes:
- a CDS encoding group II intron reverse transcriptase/maturase; translated protein: MNTQGTAGAPSPSSARTTEQPGKNAQRLMELIVSNSNVVSACKRVEQNKGAAGIDGMRVGELRPYLHVHWAELKQSLLSGTYRP